The genome window GCGTTCGTCTGGATGTCTGTGAACTGAAGGCATGCATACAGATGCGAGAGGTCATCGCCCTTAAACTGGCGGAAGGGGCCACTCCCGAGGAGATCAAAGCCTACTTCGTGGAACAGTACGGGCCACAGGTGCTGGGTGAGCCCCCTCGCAAGGGATTCTCCCTGTTCGCCTGGATCCTGCCGTTTGCGGCACTGGCCGGAGGCGCCGGCTGGCTCATCTATCAGGGTCGGCGCTGGTCCGCGCACAGGCGCATCGCACGCACCGCCGAGGTCACGCGCTCCCCCGACTTGTCCCAGGATGAGTATGCGAGAAGACTAGAGGAGGAGTTGAGGAACCTTGACTGAAACGATTGCAGAGGGGACAACCCAAGGCACTCAACGGCGGTCCAGCCTGGGCATGGGACTGATCCTGGTCATCATACTCGCCTTCCTGGCGCTTCTCACCTATGGGCAGATCCGGAAGGGGATCAGCCAACCCAAGAGCGGCCCCGCCCCGGATTTCACCCTTACGCTGTTCGACGGAGGGGAGATCACCCTGAGCGATCTGCGCGGCCGCCCCGTGATCCTAAACTTCTGGGCCAGCTGGTGCGATCCATGTAAGGACGAGGCGCCGCTGTTGGAAGCCGCCTGGCGTCGCTACAAGGACCAGGGACTGATGGTCATCGGCGTGGATTACCTGGACCAGGAGCCCCAGGCGCGAGCGTATCTGGAGGAGTTCCAGATCACATATCCTAATGGCCCCGATCTGGGCAGCAGGATCGCTCGCCGCTATTTCATCCGCGGCGTGCCGGAAACGTTCTTCATCGATCCTAACGGCGAGATCCGCAGCTTCAAGGAAGGGCCGTTCGTCGACATGGCCGAGCTGGAGGCCCGGATCCAGGAGATCATGCCCTAGTGCGTGTTTGAGAAACCCCGCTGCCCCCGCTACGGGGAGGCCCAGAGGGGCAGGGCTCCTCCGAAGGAACCTATGCTTCCGCCTCTGACCCGCCCGCTCTCGATCCAGAGCCTTGTGAAAAGGGCCGAGAAAGGCGGGTACAGGCCAGGAAGATGGGATCTCCTGCGGAGGGGAATCCCCTCCACACCCTCCCCTGTGGAACATACCGTTGGGGGACGGCCTCAGACGCCTGGCCGGTGAATTTTCAGACACGCGCTGAATAACGTGAGGATACGTGCTCCCCGATCAAGCGTGCAGGTGTCTTGAGCACGAAAGAACTCCAAGAGTTGGACAAAGGAACCGACTATGATACCGGATGTAGGATACATAGCGCTGGCGGTGGCGTTCGTGATCGCGCTGTTGGGGACCATCACCTCCGTGGTCGGAGCGCAGCGCCGCCGCCCGGAATGGGTGGAAAGCGGTCGAAACGCCGTCTTCGTGGTAGGAGGCCTCGTCATCATCGCCTCCCTGGCGCTGTGGTACGCGCTGATGACGGGAGACTTCAGTATCGAGTACGTCGCGGCACACACCGAGCGCAGCCTCCCGCCCTTCTACAAGTTCTCCAGCTTCTGGGGAGGGCAGGCCGGCTCGCTGCTCTTCTGGGCCCTCATCCTGAGCATCTACTCGATAGCCGCCGCGATCAGCTTCCGCGGACAACACCAACGCATGATGCCCTACGTGCACGCGACGCTGCTGGTGGTCAGCCTGCTCTTCCTGTCGCTTCTGCTGTTCGCCTCCAACCCCTTCAAGCGACTCTCCTTCGTCCCGCCCGACGGCTCAGGGCTGAACCCACTTCTGCAGAACTATTGGATGGTCTTGCACCCGGTCGGCCTGTACCTGGGATTCGTGGGATTCACCGTCCCGTTCGCGTTCGCCGTGGCGGCCCTGGTGACCAAGCAGCTGGGGAACACCTGGGTGCGCACGATCCGACGCTGGACGTTGATCTCGTGGCTGTTCCTCTCCATCGGCATCCTGATGGGCTCGCAATGGGCCTACGCCGAACTGGGCTGGGGCGGATATTGGGCCTGGGACCCCGTGGAGAACGCCTCCTTCCTGCCCTGGCTGACCGCCACCGCCTTTCTGCACTCGATCATGATCCAGGAACGCCGCGGGATGCTGAAGATCTGGAACATGACCCTGATCCTGCTCACGTTCGAGCTGACCCTGATCGGCACCTTCATCACCCGCAGCGGCATCATCGAGTCCGTACACGCCTTCGCGCTGTCCAACATCGGCCCCATCTTCCTGTCCTTCATCGCGGTCTCCACCATCGGCTTCCTGGCGCTGATGCGGGATCGCCTTCCCCTGCTGCGCGACGAACATGAGCTGGACGGGATGCTCTCACGAGAGGCGGGCTTCCTGCTGAACAACCTGGTCCTGGTGGGGATCATGTTCGCGACGCTGCTGGGTACCCTGTTCCCGATCATCACGGAGGCCGTGAGCAACACCAAGATCTCGGTCAGCGCGCCGTTCTTCAACAAGGTGAACGGGCCGATCTTCCTGGGGCTGCTCATCCTGATGGGGGTCTGTCCGCTGCTGGGTTGGCGCATCTCCACCTGGGACACGATCCGACGCCAGTTCACGTGGCCGGCGATCGCCACCCTCATCGGGGTGGCCATCCTGATCCTCGTCGGCGTGCGGAAGCCGCTTCCCCTCGCCGGGCTAGGGGTCTGCCTTCTGATCGTCTCCACCATCGGACAGGAGTTCATCTACGGGGTCATGGCCCGCCGCAGCGCGACCGGGGAAGGCTGGCTGCGAGCCATGGGGAACCTGATCCGTCGCAACCAGCGGCGCTACGGCGGCTACATCGTGCACCTGGGCGTCGTCCTCATGGCCGTCGGCATCATCGGGAACTCGTTCTACCAATCCGAGGCGCAGGCCAATCTGGCCGTGGGTGAGAGCCTCTCCATTCAGAATTACACGCTGGTTTACCGCGGCCTGGGACAGCGCACCACGGCAAACCACGAGGCGATCTTCGCCAACCTGGATATCTATCGCGACGGCAAGTATATCGGCACGCTCCGCCCACAGAAGAACCTCTACTTCAAGACGCCGGAGCAGCCCACCACCGAGGTGGGAATCCGCATCGGGCTGTGGGAGGACCTTTACACCGTGTTGGCTGGCTGGGAGGACGGCGGCGCGCGAGCATCGCTGAAGGTCTACGTGAACCCGATGATGAGCTGGCTATGGCTCGGCGGAGCGGTGTTGATGTTGGGGACCGTCATCGCCATGTGGCCCAACCGTCGCCAGCCGGCCCGGGTCTCCGCCCGCATGCCAGCGGGAGCCGCGCCCACGGCGTGACCTCGGCTCCCGTAACGGGCGGCGGGGACCATCGTCTTCTTTCAAAGATCAAGGGGGAGGCAGGATTCAGACATCATGATC of Chloroflexota bacterium contains these proteins:
- a CDS encoding TlpA family protein disulfide reductase, which translates into the protein MTETIAEGTTQGTQRRSSLGMGLILVIILAFLALLTYGQIRKGISQPKSGPAPDFTLTLFDGGEITLSDLRGRPVILNFWASWCDPCKDEAPLLEAAWRRYKDQGLMVIGVDYLDQEPQARAYLEEFQITYPNGPDLGSRIARRYFIRGVPETFFIDPNGEIRSFKEGPFVDMAELEARIQEIMP
- a CDS encoding heme lyase CcmF/NrfE family subunit; the encoded protein is MIPDVGYIALAVAFVIALLGTITSVVGAQRRRPEWVESGRNAVFVVGGLVIIASLALWYALMTGDFSIEYVAAHTERSLPPFYKFSSFWGGQAGSLLFWALILSIYSIAAAISFRGQHQRMMPYVHATLLVVSLLFLSLLLFASNPFKRLSFVPPDGSGLNPLLQNYWMVLHPVGLYLGFVGFTVPFAFAVAALVTKQLGNTWVRTIRRWTLISWLFLSIGILMGSQWAYAELGWGGYWAWDPVENASFLPWLTATAFLHSIMIQERRGMLKIWNMTLILLTFELTLIGTFITRSGIIESVHAFALSNIGPIFLSFIAVSTIGFLALMRDRLPLLRDEHELDGMLSREAGFLLNNLVLVGIMFATLLGTLFPIITEAVSNTKISVSAPFFNKVNGPIFLGLLILMGVCPLLGWRISTWDTIRRQFTWPAIATLIGVAILILVGVRKPLPLAGLGVCLLIVSTIGQEFIYGVMARRSATGEGWLRAMGNLIRRNQRRYGGYIVHLGVVLMAVGIIGNSFYQSEAQANLAVGESLSIQNYTLVYRGLGQRTTANHEAIFANLDIYRDGKYIGTLRPQKNLYFKTPEQPTTEVGIRIGLWEDLYTVLAGWEDGGARASLKVYVNPMMSWLWLGGAVLMLGTVIAMWPNRRQPARVSARMPAGAAPTA
- a CDS encoding cytochrome c-type biogenesis protein CcmH, with translation MLGAVAQTPTPEEINAIAKELWCPLCSGVRLDVCELKACIQMREVIALKLAEGATPEEIKAYFVEQYGPQVLGEPPRKGFSLFAWILPFAALAGGAGWLIYQGRRWSAHRRIARTAEVTRSPDLSQDEYARRLEEELRNLD